The nucleotide window TTCGCCTACGAGTACGAACACGGCGCCATCCAGCATGGCGCCTTCACCTACGCGCTGGTGAAGAACTGGCGACGCATGCTGCGCGGCGGCGCGGGCGACCGGCGCCGCCTGAAGGTCAGCGACCTGGTGAAGTACACCTCGCAGGAACTGCGCGCGCTGGATTACGACCAGACCGCGGCGCTGGCCGGGCCGGAGATCCGCCTGTCGCGCTGGATGTAGCGCGCGTCAGCCGGCCGGCGCGCATTCGCGCGCACGCGCCAGCAGCAGCGTCTGTTCGCGTGCGTTGCGGGTCATCGCCGCGGCGCGCTCGAACTCGGCGCGCGCTTCGTCGTGCCGCCCCAGCCGGAACAGCAGGTCACCGCGCACGCTGGGCAGCAGGTGGTAGTGCTTCATCGCAGGATCGTCCTGCAGCCGGTCCACCAGCGGCAATGCGCTTTCCGCGCCGCTGGCCATCGACACCGCCACGGCACGGTTCAGTTCCACCACGGGCGAGGGGTTGACCCGCGCCAGCGCCGCGTAGAGCGCGGCGATCCGCGGCCAGTCGGTCTCGTCGGCCGTGCGCGCGCGGGCGTGGCAGGCCGCAATCGCCGCCTGCAGCGCATACGGACCGAACGCACCCCCCAGCCGTTCCGCGCGCGCCAGTGCCTCCAGGCCGCGCCGGATCAGCAACGGGTCCCAGCGGCTGCGGTCCTGGTCGAGCAGCAGGATGGCCTCGCCGTCCTTGCCCACGCGCGCGTGCAGGCGCGAGGCCTGGATCTCCATCAACGCCACCAGCCCGTGCACCTCGGGTTCGCGCGGCGTCAGCGCGGCCAGCATGCGGCCCAGCCGCAGCGCTTCCTCGCACAGCGCCGGTCGTACCCAGTCGCCGCCGCTGGTGGCCGCGTAGCCTTCGTTGAACACCAGGTAGACCACGCCCAGCACGCTGGCCAGCCGCTCCTGCAACGCATCGCCGCGGGGCACTTCAAACGCCACGTCCGCCTCGGCCAGCGTGCGCTTGGCGCGCACGATGCGCTGGGCCACGGTCGGTTCCGCGGCCAGGAACGCGCGCGCAATCTCGTCCGTGGTCAGCCCGCACAGCAGGCGCAGCGTCAATGCCACGCGCGCCTCCATCGACAGCACCGGATGGCACGAGACGAACACCAGCCGCAGCAGGTCATCGTCGATGTCGTGGTCCAGCGCGTCCTCGTCGCGGGCGCGACGCTCGTCCTGGATCTGCTCCAGTTCGTGCGCCAGCTCCCCGTGCTTGCGATCGAGCAACTGGAGCCGGCGCAGGCGATCGATGGCGCGTCGCTTGGCGGTGGTCATCAGCCACGCCCCCGGATTGTCCGGCACGCCGTCACGGGGCCAGGTCTCCAGCGCAGCCACCAGCGCGTCCTGCGCCAGTTCCTCGGCCAGGTCCAGATCGCGCAGCATGCGGGCCAAGCCCGCGATCACGCGCGCGGACTCGATGCGCCAGACGGCATCGATCGCGCGATGGGTGGCAGATGGGGTGGACATGGCGCGCATCAGACCACGGCGCCGCGGCCGGTGAAAGCCGCAGCGCAGCGCAGGCGGGCGTCATGGCGTCCACGCCGCGCCCGCACCCTCATCACGCATCCTTCTCGCAGTTGATCATCCACGGCACGCCGAACTTGTCGACCAGCATGCCGAAGCGCACCGCCCAGAACGTCTGCGCCAGCGGCATGGTCACCTGGCCGCCGTCGGACAGCGCGCCGAAGATGCGCTCGGCATCCTTGATGCTGTCCACCGACAGCGACACCGAGCAGCCCTTCACGCCCTCGTAGGGTTGCGCCGGGTGATTGTCCGAACCCATCAGCACCGTCTGCCCGAACATCACGTGGGTATGCATGATCTTCTGCCGGTAATCGGCCGGGATGTCGCCGCAGCCGTCCATGCCGTCGAACCGCATCATCGGCCCCAGCGTGCCGCCGGTGGCCTGGGCATAGAAGGTGAAGGCGGCTTCGCAGTCGCCGTTGAGGATCAGGTACGGATTGACGTTCATGGTGGGCTCCTGGGGTGGTCGGGTGCAGGGCCGACACGCCCTGCTCGTGTTCTCCGACGAACCGGCAGGGCCGGAATCGACAGCGTCGGAGATGAAGATGCATCCGGTCCGCGCGCCCGTCAGCGGACGGCGTCGCCGGGATCGGCCCCGGCGATGGCCTCGCGCTGGCGCCGGGTCAGCTTGGCCAGGGCGTGGCGGTACGACCACGCCAGCAGGTCTTTCAGGTAGGCGCCCGGCACGGAGGACACGTCCACCACGGTGACCCAGCGGTGCTTGCCCAGCCAGCGCGCCGGCTTGATGCCGGGCTGGTCGGTCAGCTCCAGGAAGCGCTCCGGCGCCACCTTGAAGCTGAAGCGCCACTGTTCCGGCTGGCTGGTCTTGAAGTAGGCGAAGCGCTTGCCGCCCACCTCGTACACCAGGATGTTGGACGGCGCCCCGTACAGCGTTTCCACGCTGCCCGGCAGGGCGCGGCAATGGCGTTTGAGGGCGGCGACATCCATGCCGCGATGCTAACGCCGTACTCGCCGGGATGACGTACGGACCGCGCGGGTCGAGGGCGGTGGCTGTCCTCGAGGCGGCACGGTGCCGGCCGCACGGCGTTCCCGGCTCCGGCTACAGTGGCGCCAGGTCGTTCACCCCTGATCCAGGAGCCGCAGATGAGCCGCCCGTCCGCCTTCACCCGCCTGGCCAAGAAGGCCTCCACCTTCACCGGCCGTCCCGCCTGCTTCGCGCTGGCGCTGGGCATCATCGTGGCCTGGGCCGTCACCGGGCCGCTGTTCGGCTTCAGCGATACCTGGCAGCTGGTGATCAACACCGGGACCACGGTCATCACCTTCCTGATGGTGTTCCTGATCCAGAGCACCCAGAACCGCGACACCGAGGCCATGCAGATCAAGCTGGACGAACTGATCCGCGTCTCGCGCAGCGCCAACAACGCCCTGCTGGACCTGGAGGAGCTGGAGGAGAAGGAGCTCGACGACCTGCGCGCGCACTACGAAGACATGGCGCGCCAGGCCCGGGAGATGCAGCAGGCGAAGAGCAGGCGCGGATAGGGCGGGCCTCGTAGCCCCGTAGGCTGGGATGGAGCAGTGCGCAATCCCAGCGCTGCGGTATGTGAGGGTCCACGGTCCGTTAGTGCCGGACTGAGGTTGCGCACAATCCCTCGCTGCTCGCTTCGGTGATCGAGGTTGCCATCGGAGAACCAGCATACCCTGAATGAAATTGCACAATGAGCAAAGGGCCGCAAGTGCGACCCTTTGCTTTACCCAGCGATGCTTGGTGATTAGGTGGGCCTACACGGCTAGGCCTCCTCAACCTCTCCTACTTTAACCGTGCCGGTGCAACCGTAAAGGCATGTGCCGGAAGAGCCATAAACGCTACCACCATACCAATAGTAGGATCCGCCGCCACTGGATCCCGAGGAGTTGCTTCCGGATCGTGGGGTTGTTTCCTTCATCAGCTTGTCGCACGGCTTGTCTTCAGTAACGATAGTTGCACCATTCCCAACTTTGTAGGATACCGCACCAACATAATTATTAGCCTTCCACTCTGCCGCACCCAGTACGCTGATTGCCTTTTCGTCCAGATTCTTTAGTGCTGCTGCCCGGGCCGGATTTTCATAGCCTTGAGCACCAGCTACTGCGATATCCCACGCGGACACTTCGATTATTCCAAGATAAGGCATCGCTTTCATCGCGCAGGCGATAACGATCCCGCTTGCCACCAAAGATCCGCCAGCGAGCAAGATTCTGGTAATCTTAATCATAACTACTCCTTGTTTGATGCGCCCGCCATTTTTTTACCCGCCGATTGGGCGTGGATCAACGGGTGAAGAACCTGGTCCACGGATCTTTCGCTGGAGTTCGAGCAGGCTGTTGTAGATCTCCATCGCTTCCTGATCTCCTTGCATACGTTCGGTGTTCGTGAGGGGGGTGTCGAACATCAGGTCGCGAGCAGCTGCGACCCTGAAGTTTCCACGCATCTCCGAAACTCGACTGATAGCGTAAGCTGTTTGACGATTGCCTCCTCTTACGCTGGCGAGATAGGAGGCCAGCATGTCAAGCGCGAAGCCGGACCCTTTTGCGCCTTCCGTAAGAAGATCAACTACTGCGGTGTCGTCTCCGGCCATCAAGCGTCGATGACCGAGCAAGGCGGTCGCGCCTTTGTCGCCCTGTTTGGCAGCGTCCCGTAACTGTACGTCAGACGCTCGTGTGTAGGCAGCCCATTGCTGCGCGTTTGGATACCCGTTTCTATCGAGCCACGCCTGCTCAGCTTTGCTTGTGGCGATAAAGGGGTCGTCATTCAGAGGTAGACCGTCACGGCTCTGTGGCAAATCTGGAAACGGATGGTGACCACGTGGCTGCTGAGGTTCCAGTTCGGCCCCCGCTTTAGCGTGATCTATTTGTCTTGCGAGATCTTCTATCCGCCGAGCCTCGTGGTTGGCGTTCGGTTTGGCGAGCGCATAGTCAGAGGGCCGAAACCATAGCCACATCGAGTAGGCCGTAACCAGCAACAAGATAAAGAACGAGATCGGCGCCAACCTGCCTGCCAGTGGTCGCCGTCGTGCAAACCACAGTACTGATGCGAGGGCAGCGATCGCCGAGAACGAAATGCAGATCCAAACCCATGGAACGAACTCTCCGCAGATATCGAGATTCTGGGTGGCGCATTGAAGTGATACCTGCTGAATCAGTCTCTTGGTCTGAAGAAGCGTTGCAATCGCCAGTGCAATTGCTGAGCCGGCAATGCATGCCAGCCAGGTGCCCGTTTTCTTTGCATTTTCCATAGTCGTTCACTCCCTGTGGCTGGCTCAAGCAATTCACCCTGAGGGTGATTGAGTCCATTTGGCGTACATTACGCGCGCTCTGCAAGCCGTGAAAGAAGTCAGTTCGGTAAACTTATTTACTTGTCTGATATCCCGTCACCTAGCTTCGCTGCCGAATGTTGACGCGCCGTCCAGTTTGGGGCTTCAACTGCGGCCCTTTGATTCTGTTGGGACTTGTCACACTTGCAGATCGCCTGACGCGCCAGACGAGGAGGCTCTCGCGCCATGCGCTCAAGTAGCCGTGGCGCGCAGCAGGTCATCCAGCGCGGTCTCCAGCGTAGGGAAGCGGAAGGTGAACCCCTCCGCCAGCGCGTGCGCGGGCAGCACCCGTTGGCCGGTCAACAACAGTTCGGCCATTTCCCCGAAGCCCATGCGCAGGGCGAAGGCGGGGGTTGGGAGGATCGCCGGCCG belongs to Pseudoxanthomonas sp. F37 and includes:
- a CDS encoding VOC family protein, with translation MNVNPYLILNGDCEAAFTFYAQATGGTLGPMMRFDGMDGCGDIPADYRQKIMHTHVMFGQTVLMGSDNHPAQPYEGVKGCSVSLSVDSIKDAERIFGALSDGGQVTMPLAQTFWAVRFGMLVDKFGVPWMINCEKDA
- a CDS encoding MmcQ/YjbR family DNA-binding protein; translation: MDVAALKRHCRALPGSVETLYGAPSNILVYEVGGKRFAYFKTSQPEQWRFSFKVAPERFLELTDQPGIKPARWLGKHRWVTVVDVSSVPGAYLKDLLAWSYRHALAKLTRRQREAIAGADPGDAVR
- a CDS encoding RNA polymerase sigma factor codes for the protein MSTPSATHRAIDAVWRIESARVIAGLARMLRDLDLAEELAQDALVAALETWPRDGVPDNPGAWLMTTAKRRAIDRLRRLQLLDRKHGELAHELEQIQDERRARDEDALDHDIDDDLLRLVFVSCHPVLSMEARVALTLRLLCGLTTDEIARAFLAAEPTVAQRIVRAKRTLAEADVAFEVPRGDALQERLASVLGVVYLVFNEGYAATSGGDWVRPALCEEALRLGRMLAALTPREPEVHGLVALMEIQASRLHARVGKDGEAILLLDQDRSRWDPLLIRRGLEALARAERLGGAFGPYALQAAIAACHARARTADETDWPRIAALYAALARVNPSPVVELNRAVAVSMASGAESALPLVDRLQDDPAMKHYHLLPSVRGDLLFRLGRHDEARAEFERAAAMTRNAREQTLLLARARECAPAG
- a CDS encoding low affinity iron permease family protein; amino-acid sequence: MSRPSAFTRLAKKASTFTGRPACFALALGIIVAWAVTGPLFGFSDTWQLVINTGTTVITFLMVFLIQSTQNRDTEAMQIKLDELIRVSRSANNALLDLEELEEKELDDLRAHYEDMARQAREMQQAKSRRG